The Armatimonadota bacterium genome window below encodes:
- a CDS encoding fructose 1,6-bisphosphatase — MRTTLSVIKADIGSIGGHTLPSPEVLA; from the coding sequence ATGCGTACTACCCTCAGCGTAATCAAGGCGGATATCGGAAGCATCGGGGGCCATACGCTCCCCAGCCCCGAGGTCCTGGCCAT